In Hymenobacter sublimis, a single genomic region encodes these proteins:
- a CDS encoding DUF4136 domain-containing protein: MKLLVTLLTSGSLLLSGCLMSREARVESDYSYAGQFRHYRTYEFISGDGINSDSSRLGEAVRDAIRTRMKIQGYRPTRRRPDLLVNFRLFEGDMRFRGYSQDDFTKWVQNGNTEDEDTPKDARKGYQPVRLLLSEGTLLVTLIDNRTNRAVWNGYASGVSVPSGPQGEIVLRRSVRSIFDQYHVFTAGYLQGNNAAEEGN; this comes from the coding sequence ATGAAACTGCTTGTTACTCTGCTGACCAGCGGCAGCCTATTGCTGTCGGGGTGCCTTATGTCGCGGGAGGCGCGCGTAGAATCCGATTACAGCTACGCCGGCCAGTTCCGGCATTATCGGACCTACGAGTTTATCAGCGGGGATGGAATCAACTCCGACTCCAGCCGGCTGGGCGAAGCCGTCCGCGACGCCATTCGCACGCGCATGAAGATTCAGGGGTACCGCCCCACCCGCCGCCGCCCCGACCTGCTAGTGAACTTCCGCTTATTTGAGGGAGATATGCGCTTTCGGGGTTACAGCCAAGATGACTTCACGAAGTGGGTGCAAAACGGCAACACGGAAGATGAGGACACCCCCAAGGACGCCCGCAAAGGCTACCAGCCCGTGCGGTTACTCCTCTCTGAAGGCACCCTACTAGTTACCCTGATTGATAACCGCACGAACCGGGCCGTGTGGAATGGCTATGCTTCGGGCGTGAGCGTACCGTCTGGCCCGCAGGGTGAAATCGTGCTTCGCCGTTCCGTGCGGTCTATCTTCGACCAATACCACGTATTCACGGCTGGCTACCTACAGGGCAATAATGCGGCTGAGGAAGGCAACTAA
- a CDS encoding XdhC family protein, whose amino-acid sequence MISAAASFASVPRDLPVWEHAAACLRQQVGVALLCVLDSQGSSPGRQGFKMAVTADMLVGSIGGGIMEHKFVELARTLLVTPEAKPVLRHQIHRKEAPANRSGLICSGEQWVLVFPLRAADLETLERTVRALRTHAGGQLQLSAGRGLELHPTTSVADFHFTSNGPDWQYTERLGFRDHAILVGAGHVGLALSRVLATLNFELTVLDDRPGLNTQLQNPFAHHKRTISYERLAQEIPEGSAQYVVLMTFGYRTDLIALRQLLQRRVRYVGVMGSAAKIQELLTTLRAEGVPENVLARVHAPIGLPIHSRTPEEIAISIAAELIQERNRPLG is encoded by the coding sequence ATGATTTCTGCTGCTGCTTCCTTCGCCTCCGTTCCCCGCGACTTGCCGGTGTGGGAGCACGCGGCCGCCTGCCTGCGGCAGCAGGTAGGGGTAGCACTGCTCTGCGTGCTTGACAGCCAAGGCAGCAGCCCCGGCCGGCAGGGGTTCAAGATGGCGGTAACGGCCGATATGCTGGTTGGCTCTATTGGTGGAGGTATTATGGAGCACAAGTTCGTGGAGCTGGCCCGTACCTTGCTCGTTACTCCTGAGGCGAAACCTGTACTGCGCCACCAGATTCATCGGAAAGAAGCTCCCGCGAACCGCTCCGGGCTTATTTGCTCTGGCGAGCAGTGGGTGCTCGTTTTTCCGCTCCGGGCAGCCGACCTAGAAACGTTGGAACGTACAGTACGCGCCCTGCGCACTCACGCGGGCGGGCAGCTGCAGCTTTCGGCCGGCCGGGGGCTGGAACTGCATCCCACTACGTCCGTCGCCGACTTTCACTTTACCAGCAACGGCCCCGATTGGCAGTACACCGAGCGCCTCGGCTTCCGCGACCACGCCATTCTTGTGGGGGCTGGGCACGTAGGGCTGGCCTTGTCCAGGGTGCTGGCTACCCTGAATTTTGAGCTGACCGTTCTTGACGACCGGCCCGGGCTAAACACCCAGTTGCAAAACCCTTTTGCGCATCATAAGCGCACGATATCCTATGAAAGACTGGCCCAGGAAATCCCGGAGGGCTCCGCGCAGTACGTGGTGCTGATGACCTTTGGCTACCGCACCGACCTGATAGCACTGCGGCAGCTCTTGCAGCGGCGGGTGCGGTATGTGGGCGTAATGGGCAGCGCGGCCAAAATTCAGGAGCTGCTAACCACGCTACGGGCCGAAGGCGTACCCGAGAACGTGCTGGCGCGGGTGCACGCTCCCATCGGCCTGCCCATCCATAGCCGTACGCCCGAAGAAATAGCCATCAGCATTGCCGCTGAGCTGATTCAGGAACGCAACCGGCCGCTTGGGTAG
- a CDS encoding xanthine dehydrogenase molybdopterin binding subunit — translation MNHLDPARHVRGESQYLDDIPVQHGTLYAAVVESPVAHGQLLSVDVAAALQQPGVVRIITAQDIPGENQIGGIVPDEPLLAEGHVHFRGQPVALVLAESEHAAQAALPHIRLDIAPLPVTVDPRTAAAQGELIVPPRTFRLGDSGSAWAGCAHVFEGVAESGGQEHLYIETQGAYAFPTEMGGVRIVSSTQGPTAVQRHTARVLGVGMHQVEVDVTRLGGGFGGKEDQATPWGALAGLGAFVVRRPVKLVLDRMADMRMTGKRHPYSSDFKIGLDADLKIVAYEATFFQNAGAAADLSPAVLERTLFHATNTYFIPNVTATAYSCRTNLPPNTAFRGFGGPQGMFVIESAIACAAEQLGLAASEIQRRNLLREGDLFPYRQPTEGCHAEQAWDTAATLYNLPTLRREVEEFNRAHKLVKKGLAVMPICFGISFTKTAMNQARALVHIYTDGSVGVSTGAVEMGQGVNTKIAQVAARTLGISESRIKVESTNTTRVANTSPSAASATADLNGKATELACLALRERLLRLAATELKLDYEGLHIENEQVLAAGRPADSTWEKLVSAAYWQRISLSENAHYATPDLHFNADTNQGYPFAYHVYGTALTTVRVDCLRGTYEVEAVRIAHDFGQSLNPAIDRGQIEGGAVQGIGWMTLEELVYNEEGRLLSNSLNSYKIPDLYSAPKVLDVHFLDTPGHPRAVLRSKAVGEPPLMYGIGAYFALRDAVRAFRPDAPLPFSAPMTPEKVLLNLYPDAPSTPAAWTSLAQPNYATTSVDS, via the coding sequence ATGAACCACCTCGATCCGGCCCGCCACGTGCGCGGCGAGTCTCAGTACCTCGATGATATTCCGGTGCAGCACGGCACCCTGTACGCGGCGGTGGTAGAGTCGCCGGTGGCACATGGGCAGCTGCTGAGCGTTGATGTAGCGGCCGCGCTGCAGCAGCCCGGCGTGGTGCGCATCATCACGGCCCAGGACATTCCGGGCGAAAACCAGATTGGTGGTATCGTGCCCGATGAGCCCCTGCTGGCCGAGGGGCACGTGCACTTCCGGGGCCAGCCGGTGGCCCTGGTGCTGGCCGAATCAGAACACGCCGCCCAGGCCGCCCTGCCCCACATCCGGCTAGACATTGCGCCCCTGCCCGTGACCGTTGACCCGCGCACCGCCGCCGCCCAGGGCGAGCTGATTGTGCCGCCCCGTACCTTTCGCCTCGGTGACTCCGGGTCCGCCTGGGCCGGGTGCGCGCACGTGTTTGAGGGCGTGGCCGAATCGGGTGGGCAGGAGCACTTGTACATTGAAACCCAGGGCGCTTACGCCTTCCCGACGGAAATGGGCGGGGTGCGCATCGTGTCCTCTACCCAGGGTCCCACGGCCGTGCAGCGCCACACCGCGCGCGTGCTGGGGGTAGGCATGCACCAAGTGGAGGTCGACGTTACCCGTCTCGGGGGCGGCTTCGGCGGCAAGGAAGACCAGGCCACGCCCTGGGGCGCTCTGGCTGGCCTGGGCGCTTTCGTGGTCCGCCGCCCCGTGAAGCTGGTGCTGGACCGCATGGCCGACATGCGCATGACCGGCAAGCGCCACCCCTACTCCTCCGACTTTAAAATCGGGCTGGATGCCGACCTGAAGATTGTGGCCTATGAGGCGACTTTCTTCCAGAATGCCGGCGCCGCCGCCGACCTTTCCCCGGCCGTGCTGGAGCGCACCCTGTTCCACGCCACCAATACCTACTTCATCCCGAACGTGACGGCTACGGCCTACAGCTGCCGCACCAACCTGCCGCCCAACACGGCCTTTCGGGGCTTCGGTGGGCCGCAGGGCATGTTCGTTATTGAGTCGGCCATTGCCTGCGCCGCCGAGCAGCTGGGCCTGGCCGCCAGCGAGATACAGCGCCGCAATTTGCTGCGCGAGGGCGACCTGTTTCCGTACCGCCAGCCCACCGAAGGCTGCCACGCCGAGCAGGCCTGGGACACGGCTGCTACGCTCTACAACTTGCCTACCCTGCGCCGCGAGGTGGAAGAGTTCAACCGGGCGCATAAGCTGGTGAAGAAGGGCCTGGCTGTGATGCCCATTTGCTTTGGCATTTCCTTTACCAAAACGGCCATGAATCAGGCCCGGGCGTTGGTGCACATTTACACCGATGGCTCCGTGGGCGTGAGCACCGGGGCGGTAGAAATGGGCCAGGGCGTGAACACCAAAATTGCGCAGGTAGCGGCCCGCACGCTGGGCATCTCCGAGAGCCGCATCAAGGTAGAAAGCACTAATACTACCCGAGTCGCCAACACGTCGCCCTCGGCCGCCTCCGCTACCGCCGACCTCAACGGCAAAGCTACTGAGCTGGCCTGCCTAGCTCTGCGCGAGCGGCTGCTCCGCCTAGCGGCCACCGAGCTGAAACTGGATTACGAAGGCCTACACATCGAGAACGAGCAGGTGCTGGCCGCTGGCCGGCCCGCCGACTCAACCTGGGAGAAACTGGTTTCGGCGGCGTATTGGCAGCGCATCAGCCTGTCGGAAAACGCGCACTACGCTACCCCTGACCTGCACTTCAATGCCGACACGAACCAGGGCTACCCCTTCGCCTACCACGTATACGGCACGGCCCTGACCACCGTGCGGGTTGACTGTTTGCGCGGCACCTATGAGGTAGAGGCCGTGCGCATTGCCCACGATTTCGGCCAGAGCCTCAACCCAGCCATCGACCGGGGGCAGATTGAGGGCGGCGCCGTGCAAGGCATTGGCTGGATGACTCTGGAGGAGCTCGTGTATAACGAGGAAGGCCGTCTGCTAAGCAACTCTTTGAACTCCTACAAAATCCCGGACCTGTATTCGGCGCCTAAAGTGCTGGATGTGCATTTTCTGGATACGCCCGGCCACCCGCGGGCCGTGCTGCGCTCCAAAGCCGTGGGCGAACCGCCGCTCATGTACGGCATCGGTGCGTATTTCGCCCTGCGCGACGCCGTGCGAGCCTTCCGCCCCGACGCTCCTTTGCCTTTTTCGGCCCCCATGACGCCCGAAAAAGTTCTTCTTAATCTGTACCCCGACGCCCCTAGTACCCCCGCCGCTTGGACCTCACTCGCTCAACCCAACTACGCAACCACCTCCGTGGATTCCTGA
- a CDS encoding FAD binding domain-containing protein translates to MLHFYLNNQLIQTTQPAGSTLLDFVRYNQHLTGTKIGCREGDCGACTVLVGELTPGADIISYQSMTSCLTPLGNAHGKHVVTVEGINAARGALTPVQQAIVAEGGSQCGFCTVGFVMSLTGHALSPKPSTPESVRAAMDGNICRCTGYKSLERAAQHLQEQLTQRPAATSLPWLAAQGFVPSYFADMPGKLATLRDLAAHGNGATPTPAPTGPAGQAETRPQLLGGGTDLLVQRPEQVRAVPVELLYNQPALRGIRRTEAGTIVLGAATTAQQLLESEVMLAALPALPRFLKLVSSTPIRQMGTVAGNFINASPIGDLTILFLALGAEIELENATGQRRGLPLAELYQGYKQLAKAPDEQVREIRFVAPTPTDVFNFEKVSKRTHLDIASVNTAAWLRIQDGVIREARLSAGGVGPIPLLLRRTSEWLAGQPLSAETVQQALALAQQEISPISDVRGTEHYKRLLLRQLLTAHFGEIVNE, encoded by the coding sequence ATGCTCCACTTTTATCTCAACAACCAGCTCATCCAAACCACCCAGCCTGCTGGTAGTACCCTGCTGGATTTTGTGCGCTACAACCAGCACCTGACGGGTACTAAAATTGGGTGCCGCGAAGGCGACTGTGGGGCCTGCACGGTGCTGGTAGGAGAGCTGACGCCGGGCGCCGATATAATCAGCTACCAGTCGATGACCTCCTGCCTGACTCCGCTCGGCAATGCTCATGGCAAGCACGTGGTAACGGTGGAGGGCATTAACGCGGCGCGCGGCGCGCTTACGCCCGTGCAGCAGGCTATTGTGGCGGAAGGCGGCTCCCAGTGCGGTTTTTGCACCGTGGGTTTCGTCATGTCCCTGACTGGCCACGCCCTTAGCCCCAAGCCCAGCACTCCAGAATCGGTGCGGGCGGCCATGGACGGTAACATCTGCCGCTGCACCGGCTACAAAAGCTTAGAACGGGCCGCTCAGCACTTGCAGGAGCAGCTAACCCAGCGCCCGGCGGCTACCTCCCTACCCTGGCTAGCGGCCCAAGGCTTCGTGCCCTCCTACTTCGCCGACATGCCCGGCAAACTTGCCACTCTGCGCGACTTAGCCGCGCACGGCAACGGCGCAACGCCTACCCCAGCGCCAACCGGGCCCGCTGGCCAAGCCGAAACCCGGCCCCAACTGCTAGGCGGCGGCACCGATTTGCTGGTGCAGCGCCCGGAGCAGGTGCGCGCCGTGCCGGTGGAGTTGCTGTACAACCAGCCAGCCCTGCGCGGCATCCGGCGCACGGAGGCAGGCACCATAGTGCTGGGAGCCGCCACCACGGCCCAGCAGCTCCTGGAGTCGGAGGTGATGCTGGCGGCGCTGCCGGCCCTGCCCCGCTTTCTGAAGCTGGTCAGCAGCACTCCTATTCGGCAGATGGGTACCGTGGCGGGCAACTTCATTAACGCCTCTCCCATCGGCGACCTGACTATTCTGTTTCTGGCTTTGGGCGCTGAAATCGAACTGGAAAATGCCACGGGTCAGCGCCGAGGCTTGCCGCTGGCGGAGTTGTACCAGGGCTACAAGCAGCTGGCCAAAGCCCCCGACGAGCAGGTGCGGGAAATCCGGTTTGTGGCCCCTACCCCCACCGATGTATTCAACTTCGAGAAAGTATCGAAGCGCACTCACCTGGATATTGCCAGCGTAAATACCGCCGCCTGGCTGCGGATTCAAGACGGCGTTATCCGGGAGGCGCGGCTGTCGGCCGGCGGCGTGGGGCCCATTCCGCTGCTGTTGCGCCGCACCAGCGAGTGGCTGGCGGGCCAACCTCTATCGGCCGAGACGGTGCAACAAGCCCTGGCGCTGGCCCAACAGGAAATCAGCCCCATCAGCGACGTGCGCGGCACCGAGCACTACAAGCGCCTGCTGCTCCGGCAGTTGCTCACCGCCCACTTTGGTGAGATAGTGAATGAGTGA